The Halotia branconii CENA392 region TGTGTCCAAATTTCTGGCCCTGTGGTTTCATAGTGAGCGCGGCGGTTAGCTAGATTATCAAACTGATTTGCCCAAATTGCGTTTTCCATTTCGCCAGCTATTCTGCCAGATAGCTTGACGTAGTTGTTTGGATCTTTATAGGGTACAGCAGGGACGGGACGAACTTCTGCCCCCAGGGTAGTTAGTGCGTCTATTTTTTCTTGTGACTGAGTATCGGGAATAATAATTAAGCATTTGTAGCCTTTGGCATTACAAATATGCGCCAGTCCGATGCCAGTATTACCAGCAGTTCCTTCTACGACAGTGCCACCGGGTTGAAGTAAACCTTTTTTTTCTGCCTCTTCAATGATGTAAAGTGCAGCGCGGTCTTTGACGGAACCCCCAGGATTGAGAAATTCTGCTTTGCCAAGGATTTCGCAACCTGTTTCTTCACTAAAGCTGTTTAAACGAATCAGCGGTGTGTTGCCAATGGTGCCGACAAATCCATCTTTGATATCCATTTTGAATCTACCTGAGTTCTGGTCTATAAAAATTTTTACTTATGAAAGTGGCAGGTTTTACAGATGTTTTACCAAAAATAGCAATATGCGATCGCCTATTTCTATTTTCAACTTTTGACAAGAGTATATCAAGATAAATTTTATACTTCACGTTTAGATTTATTCATAGAACATTATAGCGATCGCACTACTCAGTTTGATGATTTTATGGTTCAAAAATAATAGCGCCAACCTGTTTTTTAGGTAAGCGCTATCTTTTTAGTTTAATCCAGGGATAAATAATAGTTAATGATTTCCCTGAAGTTTACTCTTAATTAACTACGGTTTATTAAATTCTTACACGGCACTACTGCGGGTGATCAAATTCCACAAGAACACAGCGACAATTGCTCCAATAACTGCCACTATAATACCGGGAATACTCAGGCTGGCAGCCGCTAATGCAAATCTTCCTGTACTTAAAAGTACACCCAAACTACCACCAACGAAAGCGCCAATTATTCCTAATACAATTGTTCCCAGAATCCCACCACCTTGATGACCAGGGTAGATAGCCTTAGCAATAGCACCAGCAATTAGACCTAAAACAATCCAAGCAAGAATGTTCATTTTTGTAAGTTGAATAAATGTTTTTTACTAAAATAAATCCTACCAATCGGTCTATAACAATTACATCTATCATAAGAATTAATTATGATTAACCAAAAGACATAATAAAAAACTTCACGCCACTTGCAAGATGAAGTTTTCGGGCATAGGGAACTTGTACTGAGTTTAGCCGAAGTATAGGGCAGGGGAAAGGGAACTTGTACTGAGTTTAGCCGAAGTATAGGGCAGGGGAAGAAGTTATCACTGTTTAGTGTTCACTGATTTAATACCATTTCACGAAATTATTGATACAAATTACTTTTCTTACTCCCCCTGCCTCCTCTGCTTCCCCTGCCTCCCCTGCTTGCCCAAATGTATCAACTTTAAAGTGAAACGGTATAACTACCCATGAAGGAATGGAGTTTCCCGCTGCTTTCAATAAAAAAGTCCCCCAGTATTACTACCAGGGGTAAAAATATTCAATACATTTAGTTATTTGAAATATTAGCCAGCATTAGCTAACAATAACTCTCGTTTTTCTGAGCTTTGTATTCTCACTTGATTGTCATCATCAACATCAACAATAGCTGTATCGCCATCAATGATTTGCCCTGACAACATTGCTTCAGCCAGAGAATCTTCTAACAAGCGCATAATTGCCCGACGTAATGGTCTAGCACCATAACTTGGGCTATAGCCTTCTTGTACTACTAACTCTTTGAAGCGTTCTGTAACTTCTAAGATGATTCCTTTTTCCGTCAAGCGGCTAGAGACATCGCGGAGCATAATCTCAGCAATTTCTTTGACTTCATCTTTAGAAAGCTGAGTGAAGACGATAATATCATCAAGACGGTTAAGAAACTCAGGACGGAAGTAAGCTTTAAGTTCTTCATTGACGAGGTTACGAATACGGTTGTAACTAGCATCGGCTTGAGTTTCAAAGTCGAAGCCTAAACCGCCGCCACCTTTTTCAATTACCTTAGAACCAATGTTGGAAGTCAAGATAATCATTGTGTTCTTAAAGTCAACTTTCCGACCTTTAGCATCGGTGACGTGTCCATCATCCAACATTTGCAGCAACATGTTGAAGACATCGGGGTGTGCTTTTTCGATTTCGTCGAATAGCAGCACTGTGTATGGTCTACGTCGCACAGCTTCGGTTAGTTGTCCGCCTTCGTCATATCCGACGTAGCCAGGAGGTGAACCAATCAACTTGGAGACAGTATGGCTTTCCATGTATTCGGACATATCTAGCCGAATCATCGCTTCTTCAGCACCAAAGAAGTAAGCGGCTAATGCCTTCGCTAATTCTGTCTTACCAACTCCGGTGGGGCCTGAGAAGATAAAGCTGGCAATGGGGCGGTTGGGGTTCTTTAAGCCAACTCTGGCACGACGAATGGCACGAGAGACGGCTGTAACCGCTTGTTCTTGGCCAATTAACCGCTGATGCAATGTGTCTTCTAGATGTAACAGCAATTCTGACTCAGATTCAGTGAGTTTATTAACTGGTACACCAGTCCACGAAGCCACGATTTGAGCAATGTCTTCTTCGTCAACAACAGGTTTGTTGATAGTTTGCTCAGTTTGTTCGGCTTGCAGATCTGCTTCGAGTTTTAATTCTTCGTCACGCAGTTCTCCGGCTTTATCGAAATTTTGGAGTCTAACTGCTTCTTGCTTGGCTTTAGTAACACCAATCAACTGACGCTTCAGTTCTTTGTTGCTAGAAATCTGAGAGTTCCGCAAATGAACGCGAGAACCAGCTTCATCAATCAAATCGATTGCTTTATCTGGTAAAAAGCGATCGCTAATATAACGATCTGACAACTGCGCTGCTGCGACAACAGCCGCATCAGAAATTTCTACTTTGTGGTGCTGCTCGTAAGCTCCACGCAAACCGTAGAGAATATCGATAGTTTCCTCTACAGAAGGTTCACCAACCATAATCGGTTGGAAACGTCGCTCTAAAGCTGCATCACGCTCAATGTGCTGACGATATTCATCCAAGGTGGTAGCACCGATGCACTGGAGTTCACCTCTAGCCAAGGCAGGTTTAAGGATGTTAGCAGCATCTAAGCCGCCTTCTGTGCCACCAGCACCAACTAAGGTATGAATTTCATCAATTACTAGGATGATGTTGCCCGCCGAACGGACTTCTTCCACGATTTTCTTGATGCGTTCTTCAAAGTCGCCCCGGAAGCGAGTTCCTGAAACTAACGACCCCATATCCAGGCTGATGACTTGCTTATCTTGCAAAGTTTCCGGGACATCCTGATTAGCAATGCGTTGAGCTAGACCTTCTGCGATCGCAGTTTTACCAACTCCTGGTTCTCCAATCAATACTGGGTTATTCTTGGTGCGGCGACCAAGAATTTGGATAGCGCGCTCAATTTCTTTTTGACGACCAACTACAGGGTCAAGTTTACCTTCTTGGGCTAAATTGGTGAGATTTCTGCCAAATTCCTCTGTAGTTGATGCTTTGGTACGTCTTGGGCTGCTGTTACCACCTACAACCACTGTGGCATCATCACCTAAACGGCGAACTACAGCAGTGCGGACACTCTTAAGGTCAACCCCTAGATTTTGTAGCACTTTGGCGGCGACACCTTCACCAGCCTCGGTCAATCCCAAGAGTAAGTGTTCAGTGTTGATGTAGTTGTGACCAAGACTATTAGCTTCTCTAAATGATTGCTCAAATAGGCTTTTCACCTTGGGGGTAAAAGGAATTTCTGGTGGTACAAAACCAGAACCTCTACCGATAATTTTTTCGACTTCGCGACGTGCTTCTTTGAGAGTAACGCCCAAATCGTTCAGCACTTTAGCAGCAACCCCAGTTCCTTCTCCAATTAATCCCAGGAGAATTTGTTCAGTTCCTACAAAGTTGTGTCCTAGACGACGGGCTTCCTCCTGAGCTAGCATAATTACTTTAATTGCTTCGGAAGTGAAGTGTTCAAACATAGCGGGTTATTGCTCCCTTGCTGCTTGGACTTGGGTGAGTTAAGGTTCACCCTCATTTAAACTTTTTTGTATTTTCTTAGAAATAATGTATCTTTATTTAAAGTTGACTGGCAGTGGTGAGAGCCGTATGAGCTAAGGTGTGGTTGCCGTCATGACTCAATTATGGCGCTATAGACAAGTTTCTACCTCTGAATTTGGGATGAATTAACAACCTAGCCAAAGGTATAAAATATGACTGAACCGCACAGAAGTAAAGATCAACAACATCCACTTTACAACCGCGATCGCCCCTCTATTGATATTTTACTCGCTCAACAGCCGACAGAATATAATTTGGCGGAATTGGCTAGGCTACGAGTTCGCTATCAAGGCTTTCCAGGCGCGAGAGATATTCAAAAAGATTTAGACAAAGTCTTACAGCAATGGGGTTTAACGGAAGCCGAACTTTTTGAGAAAACGCGCCAACTCCATAGTATTGGGGGAATTTATCAAAGTCGAGGCAAAAAAGAAGAGCAAGATTGGAATTAATTGTTGGGCATGGGGCAGAAGAGGCAAGGGGGAACGGGGCAGGGTGCAGAGGGGATTAGAGAGAGAATACCTTGAATTTGTAATATAATCCTTCTTCCTACTACTTTGTCACATCAACTTTGCAAAGTTAATGTGAAAAAGTCCAGTTCTTTTCTCCCCCTGCTTCCCCTGCTTCCCCTGCCTGCCTCCACCTGTCATTTTTGGGTTGACAAACCACTACTCCCTGCTCCTCCACGTTTTCTGCGGTTTATTTTTTCGTTACTTATGCGTAAGTCATAACACAAAAAAATGTGCGAAATTTGATTTATATTTGCTATTTTATATATAATCTTTAGCTTTAAACACTATTAACAAAGCAGCCACTCGATTAGTTGCTATATATAGATAAAAATTTTGGATTTAGGCTTGTTAAGTACAAATAAAAAAAGGTTTGGCAGTGAGCCAAACCCTTCTATAAATCCAGTGCATAACAACATCCCGTATTAATTTACCTATTATTTGAGTGATTGGTCATCTTCCTTTAGGATGTGTCTAAATCTAATAAAAGCTGATAAAGAATAATTGCAGTATAATTAAATACATTTATTTAAAAACCATATATCACAATACCTTCGCTAAAGTGAAAAAAGCCCTGATTCGTAGATTGGGTTGAGGTACGAAACCCAACAAATACGTTGGGTTTTGCTTCGTTCAACCCAACCTATAAAAAAATGGCAAAGGTATTTATATCAAGAACTCTAGAAGCTCAAAGTGTTGCTGTAAGCACTATAATTTCCTATATCACAATAGTACTTCGGCTAGATAGACAAAATAAAAGACGGGTTTTATCCCGTCTAAATAGCTTGAAAGTGGCAATACACCTTTAAATCTCTTAAAAGAGGACGAATCAAATTTATAGGTTGGTAAGAAGAGCAGATCATAAAAACAATTATAATGGCGATTTATGTCGCACGAATTGTTTTAATTATGCTCAATCTTAGTAATTTTAACAAATATATCGTATAGACATTTTTAAAATCTGCCAAAATGCCAAAAATTTATAATAAAAAAGACGGGTTTAAATCCCGCCAAAAATATAGCAAGTAAAAACATCCTGGTAATCTTTGTAATATATCAAAATTAGTTTTTGACTGCTTGCCGTTTTGGCAAATAGTTACAAATACAACAAATGTTTTTACGTTCTAATTGGATTGTTGAAAAATGAAACCTATTTAAAGCATTAATTTTAGATACATAGAGGCGATTAAGAGGAATTGGCGAAAGAACCGTTCCCCTAGATTTTCACACCATCGCCTTCAGTATAAAAATCTTTTTGATTACATCTTCTACTACTTTATCTGGTGTAGAAGCGCCAGAAGTAATACCCACAACAATTTCGCCATTTGGCAACCAATTATCTGTAATCGCTAAATCACCGTTTAATTGCCGATGTTCAATAGATTTTTCTGATTTAATTCTCTCTACACTGTCGATGTGATATGAAGGAAGTTGACGTTCAGCAGCGATTTGTTGCAATTGAGTGGTATTTGATGAGTTAAACCCACCAATTACGATCATCAAATCCATATCATGCTGTACTAAATCCAACATGGCATCTTGTCGTTCTTGAGTCGCATCACAGATAGTATTAAAACTTTGGAAGTGCTGATTTAACTCAGTAGGCCCATACTTTTGCAGCATTGTATGCTCAAACAGCTTGCCAATCTGTTCAGTGTCACCTTTGAGCATTGTAGTTTGGTTAGCAATACCAACTCGCTCTAAATCTTTGTCTGGGTCGAATCCTGGGGAACAAGCTTTAGCAAATTTTTGCAGAAATTCATCACGGTTTCCACCATTGAGAATATAGTTAGCTACATAATTTGCTTCTGGCAAGTTTAGGACAATTAAATATTTGCCAGCAAAGGAACTAGTCGCAACAGTTTCTTCGTGCTTGTACTTTCCGTGAATAATTGAAGTGTAGTCACCTTTTTTGTGTTTTTCGACTGTATTCCAAACTTTAGATACCCAAGGACAAGTAGTATCGACAATTTTGCAGCCTTTATCGTTGAGTATCTGCATTTCTTGGACACTAGCGCCAAAAGCAGGTAAAACGACTACATCACCAGTTTCGACAACAGAAAAGTCTTTGTGTCCTGTCGCAACTGGGATAAATCCTACTTGCATCTCCTGCATTCTTTGATTTACAGAAGGATTATGAATGATTTCATTGGTAATCCAGATGCGTTCTGTGGGGAAGTGCTTGCGAGTTTCGTAGGCCATGGCCACAGCACGTTCTACGCCCCAACAAAAACCAAAAGCTTGGGCTAGCCGGATTGTGACATTACCTTGTTGCAAAGTGTAATTGCGATCGCGAATTTCTTGAATTAAGTTACTTTGATATTCAGATTGCAGTTGGGTGGCAATTTCTGCTTGATGCCCAAATCCCTTTCGATTGTAATTTTCTGAATGTTGGAGTGTGCGCTTAAAAGCTTTTGTATCCATATTGATGTTTTAATTTAAATCACTATTTTTCATTTTCTCATCTATTTCTGCAAGGAAGCTCATGGAAAAAAGACCACTAAAAGATCGCCACAACCGCCACAAAAGAGTACGTTTGTGTTTGTAACTTCCTGTTTGTGTGATGTGAAGTTTCCCGTTGCTTATTTAAACCGACAGAATTTGCGATCGCTATCGTTCTCTGGATATTGCCAAGAATAAGCAAAATGGCTCACTCCCTTCAGTTGGGGAGCAAATTTACGTAGGGCTTGCATTTGTGCTTCGAGGGATGGACGATTACTAACTGAGCCACCCCATTTACCAGCTAAAGCAGGAATTACTTGGGTATTTGATGGTGCTATGCTCAAAACCCTTTGCACTTGTTCTGTAATACAATTCACGTTATTGCAGGTTGCATAGGCCATAGGATGCCATTCCAAGTCAGTAGGAAACCTATCCCAAGGTTGCAAGCGTGAATCATAGCCTTGTCCTACTGTTTGATTGCCACCAGGAAAAAACACTACTCCCGATGAAATATTTAGCTGTTTAGCTGGGTAACTCGCTAAAGCTACAAAATCCAAGATACCTTGCATGGCGTGGGCAACTGCCAGCAACCACAATTCCGATTGTAAAAGTGGTTGTCTGTCTCTAGGAGAAAGAATTGACTTTTGCCTTGGTGGTAGAATGCGGCCTTGCCACATCGGCTCACCTTCTTGGGGATAAAGTTTATCAACTTGAGCTATATCTCCTGCGGTTACATATCCCTTACTTAAAAAACGCCGAATTAACTCCAGTCCTTTGTAGTTTTGTGCCCGGCGAAATAAAGCTTCTTGGGTGGACTGACTAAAGATCCATAGATCTGAAACTTTGGTGGCTATAGAATCACTTCCTGCTTGCCTGGGATAACGTACATAATCAAATAGCAAACCATCCGGGCGACGGCGTAATACTTCTTGTACCATCTGGAAGTAGTCACGTTTTGCTTGGGGATTATAAGGGTCAATAAATACTTGAGAGCCATTATCTACTACATATAAGCTTGTTTGACCTTTACCATTACGGGCGATCGCTCCTTCTCGATCTTGACGCTGAGCGTAGGTATAGCCAAAATTTGTAGTAAACATCCAGGAATAGACTTTTAAACCACGTTGATGTCCTTTTTGAATCGCTATGGCCAGGAGATCAACATTTTCTGAACCTGAAGTACGAATTACTGAAGGCCAAACCGTAGGGTTAGCTACTGCTGGTAATAATACCTGCCCGTCATAAAATACTTCTAAATAAACTTGGTTATAACCACGGTTAACAATCCGATCCATAATGTAGTCGAGTGTTCCCGGACGAATATCACAGGGATATAAGCGTAACCAGAGCGCTTGAGTTTGTGGCCAGGTACGACTACGACAACTCTGCAATTCTTGGGCGTGTTGTTGTACTAATTGCTGGTAGCGGTTTTGAGCATCTTGATTGCCTTTAAAAGCTGACAAACGTAAGTTTTCTTTAGCTTTTACTGCCGCTGTTGATAATTGGCAATACTTTGTTACTTGTGCCTGTGCTGGCTGACTCCCAAAGTTAGGAATCAAGAAACTACTGCTGAAAATGGCAGCGAACAGACGTTGACAAAATAATTTTGATTTTACAGAGTTCAAAGGACGGTTAGACATACCCATAAATAACAAGACAAATCAATTATCAACCCCAATTCCAAGACTGAAAGTGACATGTATCAAAAACTTATTCCAGAAATAGCGGTTTGAAGCTTACTTTTTTGAGACTCCTAAACTGCTATTTCTGTTGCCTAATTTTTTATTTAAAGTAACAGTAAATTTATTTGATGTAGCGGTTTTATATGGATGAGATATACCACTCTAGCTCCTAATCCCTAGTTCCTAGTACCGCAAGGCAAAATTAAAAATAAAAATTAAAAATGAACACAGAATGGGTAGTGGTCTGTCAACCCAAAAATGACAGGTGGAGGCAGGCAGAGGAAGCAGGGGAAGCAGGGGGAGAAAAGAACTGGACTTTTTCACATTAACCCAGCAAAATTATCTTGACAGAGTAGTAGTTTATTTTTGCTGAACTGTATTAGCCCCTTTTACTTACCAGAGTAGTCAAGAGTATAAAATTTTTAACTCTTGACTGATGACTCTGAAAATTAGATAGTGTGTAGTTAACCTCCACGCTTTAGTGCCGCTTCTACCTGTCTTAATTCCTGCTGTAGACGATTTTTCAGTTTTTCTGGGATGGGTCGATTTGGGTAAGAACTGTAGTGTCCTGCTAGAGAATTGAGGGCTGTTCGCATAGTTGTAAACGAACTTAGACCGGAGACAGAGTTAGTCCGCTGGTAACGAGCTGAAAAGTCATTAATTTTTTGACGTGTTTCTGCTTGAATTTCTGCTCTGTTTGGTGAATCTTCTGGTATTTCTAAGGCTTGTTTCATGATATTGACTACAGCCAAGGTGTCTTGGCGATAATCTCCTGTCAAATTATCCGGACTGCCATTACAACCCACTAAGCCGATGGCTAAAACCAAAACTAGGGCAAGCAGACGCGACCAATAGCGTTTCATATCCATTAATTTGCAACAATACGTAAATCAACGTCCATCCTATCCTGGAATGGTATCTTGGGGATCATATAGAAAGGATGAAAAACTATTGGGTATGGGGCATGGGGCATTGTTTCTCTGTTCAGTGTCTCTATAAAGGACGGATTACTATACTTAGTTCAGATTTTTTGATAGAGAGTATCTCTTTGTTGGTAAGGTCGTTTTAAAGAAGCGATCGCTGTTTGCAAAGTTTCCACTTCCATACAAGTACCACCAACAGCACCTGCCATTGTGGTAATGTGTTCTTCCATCAATGTGCCACCAAGATCATTACAACCCCAAGTTAAAGCTTCCGTCGCCCCAGTTAACCCC contains the following coding sequences:
- a CDS encoding GlsB/YeaQ/YmgE family stress response membrane protein, with the translated sequence MNILAWIVLGLIAGAIAKAIYPGHQGGGILGTIVLGIIGAFVGGSLGVLLSTGRFALAAASLSIPGIIVAVIGAIVAVFLWNLITRSSAV
- a CDS encoding ATP-dependent Clp protease ATP-binding subunit; its protein translation is MFEHFTSEAIKVIMLAQEEARRLGHNFVGTEQILLGLIGEGTGVAAKVLNDLGVTLKEARREVEKIIGRGSGFVPPEIPFTPKVKSLFEQSFREANSLGHNYINTEHLLLGLTEAGEGVAAKVLQNLGVDLKSVRTAVVRRLGDDATVVVGGNSSPRRTKASTTEEFGRNLTNLAQEGKLDPVVGRQKEIERAIQILGRRTKNNPVLIGEPGVGKTAIAEGLAQRIANQDVPETLQDKQVISLDMGSLVSGTRFRGDFEERIKKIVEEVRSAGNIILVIDEIHTLVGAGGTEGGLDAANILKPALARGELQCIGATTLDEYRQHIERDAALERRFQPIMVGEPSVEETIDILYGLRGAYEQHHKVEISDAAVVAAAQLSDRYISDRFLPDKAIDLIDEAGSRVHLRNSQISSNKELKRQLIGVTKAKQEAVRLQNFDKAGELRDEELKLEADLQAEQTEQTINKPVVDEEDIAQIVASWTGVPVNKLTESESELLLHLEDTLHQRLIGQEQAVTAVSRAIRRARVGLKNPNRPIASFIFSGPTGVGKTELAKALAAYFFGAEEAMIRLDMSEYMESHTVSKLIGSPPGYVGYDEGGQLTEAVRRRPYTVLLFDEIEKAHPDVFNMLLQMLDDGHVTDAKGRKVDFKNTMIILTSNIGSKVIEKGGGGLGFDFETQADASYNRIRNLVNEELKAYFRPEFLNRLDDIIVFTQLSKDEVKEIAEIMLRDVSSRLTEKGIILEVTERFKELVVQEGYSPSYGARPLRRAIMRLLEDSLAEAMLSGQIIDGDTAIVDVDDDNQVRIQSSEKRELLLANAG
- a CDS encoding family 10 glycosylhydrolase — encoded protein: MSNRPLNSVKSKLFCQRLFAAIFSSSFLIPNFGSQPAQAQVTKYCQLSTAAVKAKENLRLSAFKGNQDAQNRYQQLVQQHAQELQSCRSRTWPQTQALWLRLYPCDIRPGTLDYIMDRIVNRGYNQVYLEVFYDGQVLLPAVANPTVWPSVIRTSGSENVDLLAIAIQKGHQRGLKVYSWMFTTNFGYTYAQRQDREGAIARNGKGQTSLYVVDNGSQVFIDPYNPQAKRDYFQMVQEVLRRRPDGLLFDYVRYPRQAGSDSIATKVSDLWIFSQSTQEALFRRAQNYKGLELIRRFLSKGYVTAGDIAQVDKLYPQEGEPMWQGRILPPRQKSILSPRDRQPLLQSELWLLAVAHAMQGILDFVALASYPAKQLNISSGVVFFPGGNQTVGQGYDSRLQPWDRFPTDLEWHPMAYATCNNVNCITEQVQRVLSIAPSNTQVIPALAGKWGGSVSNRPSLEAQMQALRKFAPQLKGVSHFAYSWQYPENDSDRKFCRFK
- a CDS encoding DUF3288 family protein, whose amino-acid sequence is MTEPHRSKDQQHPLYNRDRPSIDILLAQQPTEYNLAELARLRVRYQGFPGARDIQKDLDKVLQQWGLTEAELFEKTRQLHSIGGIYQSRGKKEEQDWN
- the psb27 gene encoding photosystem II protein Psb27: MKRYWSRLLALVLVLAIGLVGCNGSPDNLTGDYRQDTLAVVNIMKQALEIPEDSPNRAEIQAETRQKINDFSARYQRTNSVSGLSSFTTMRTALNSLAGHYSSYPNRPIPEKLKNRLQQELRQVEAALKRGG
- a CDS encoding 4-hydroxy-3-methylbut-2-enyl diphosphate reductase; this encodes MDTKAFKRTLQHSENYNRKGFGHQAEIATQLQSEYQSNLIQEIRDRNYTLQQGNVTIRLAQAFGFCWGVERAVAMAYETRKHFPTERIWITNEIIHNPSVNQRMQEMQVGFIPVATGHKDFSVVETGDVVVLPAFGASVQEMQILNDKGCKIVDTTCPWVSKVWNTVEKHKKGDYTSIIHGKYKHEETVATSSFAGKYLIVLNLPEANYVANYILNGGNRDEFLQKFAKACSPGFDPDKDLERVGIANQTTMLKGDTEQIGKLFEHTMLQKYGPTELNQHFQSFNTICDATQERQDAMLDLVQHDMDLMIVIGGFNSSNTTQLQQIAAERQLPSYHIDSVERIKSEKSIEHRQLNGDLAITDNWLPNGEIVVGITSGASTPDKVVEDVIKKIFILKAMV
- a CDS encoding cysteine synthase A — translated: MDIKDGFVGTIGNTPLIRLNSFSEETGCEILGKAEFLNPGGSVKDRAALYIIEEAEKKGLLQPGGTVVEGTAGNTGIGLAHICNAKGYKCLIIIPDTQSQEKIDALTTLGAEVRPVPAVPYKDPNNYVKLSGRIAGEMENAIWANQFDNLANRRAHYETTGPEIWTQTDGKIDAWTAATGTGGTFAGVAFFLKEQNPAIKCVVADPLGSGLYSYVKTGEIKTEGNSITEGIGNSRVTANMEGTPTDDAIQIDDTEALRVVYQLLRKDGLLMGGSTGINVGAAIALAKQLGPGHTIVTILCDSGSRYQSRIFNREWLASKGLSVD